A DNA window from Bacteroides cellulosilyticus contains the following coding sequences:
- a CDS encoding type III restriction-modification system endonuclease: MKEMKFNFKIQPYQTDAVESIVGVFAGQPKFDETSDNTIYARDFWKKVKTVSKEEIQALQLHFNDLGDSIDVSDAEEQLDAAGYRNADIVLSDQQLLENINTIQAQQNIYKSSKLFSDIGRVSLDVEMETGTGKTYVYVKTMFELNKQYGWSKFIVVVPSIAIREGVKKSMEMTVEHFMEHYGKKARFFIYNSSNLNALDKFSSDAGINVMIINTQAFATSMKKDAKNKESRIIYSKRDEFNSRRPIDVIKVNRPIVILDEPQKMGGAATQTGIKNFNPLFLINYSATHKNHHNEVYVLDALDAYNKKLVKKIQVKGFEIHNLRGTDRYIFFEKIVISSNKPPMAKLEIEVRQANGVTRKTKLLSIRDNLYLASNGLQQYKNGYTINNIDPDINTIEFVNGETMKTGDVVGDISEKDMRRIQIRETIQSHFEKEEALFHKGIKTLSLFFIDHVSMYRQYDEDGEEFLGEYGKIFEEEYNNILNDKLRLFASSGDEAEKDDYQIYLRRFDTHDIHRGYFSIDKKGHSVNSELKKGSDISDDISAYDLILKNKERLLSFDEPTRFIFSHSALREGWDNPNVFQICTLKHSDSATTKRQEVGRGLRLAVNSSGTRMDAQTIGEDLVHEINKLTVIASESYTTFVTDLQKETRDVLYDRPTKATTEYFKGKILKVGENIITIDDQQAASIISYLVDNDYIDSKGGITEEYHKATISGTLEPLPKKLRDMEEPVHKLIQSIFDEHALDGMFENGHNTTIEDTPLNENFHKKEFQDLWKKINHKYAYTVSFDSEELIKNASEAINKDLHVTQVRYSITTGQQNETISQLQIKSGTTFSGGSSLSQNLRNAHACTTPYDLIGDIAKGATLTRITASRILGKLTPEKKMMFAINPEEFITKVINLIKAQKATIIVEHISYNRIEGKYDSSIFTAEKHSAGYDKAIRAKRHITDYVFTDGTAKDSIEKTFCQSLESAEEVAAYAKLPKSFHIPTPVGNYSPDWAIAFKKGTVKHVFFIAETKGTMDSMELRAIEKAKINCAKKLFNEISTENVKYHDVDSYEHLLDVMQTIN; this comes from the coding sequence ATGAAAGAAATGAAATTTAATTTTAAGATACAACCATATCAAACTGACGCTGTTGAAAGCATCGTTGGTGTTTTTGCTGGCCAACCAAAGTTCGACGAGACCAGTGATAACACTATCTATGCAAGAGATTTTTGGAAAAAGGTAAAGACAGTTTCTAAAGAAGAAATTCAAGCTCTCCAGTTGCATTTTAATGATTTGGGAGATAGTATTGATGTATCAGATGCTGAAGAGCAGCTGGATGCAGCTGGATATCGTAATGCAGATATAGTTTTATCTGATCAGCAACTACTTGAGAACATTAATACAATTCAAGCTCAGCAGAATATATATAAGTCGTCAAAACTATTTTCAGACATAGGGCGTGTATCTTTGGATGTTGAAATGGAAACAGGTACAGGTAAAACTTACGTGTATGTGAAGACCATGTTTGAGTTAAATAAGCAGTACGGATGGAGTAAATTTATCGTAGTAGTACCTAGCATTGCTATACGTGAAGGTGTAAAGAAGTCTATGGAAATGACTGTTGAGCATTTCATGGAACATTATGGCAAGAAAGCAAGATTTTTCATTTACAATAGTAGTAACTTGAATGCATTAGATAAATTCTCAAGTGATGCAGGAATAAATGTGATGATTATAAATACCCAAGCATTTGCCACCTCAATGAAAAAGGATGCAAAGAATAAAGAAAGTCGTATTATATACTCAAAACGTGATGAGTTTAATAGTCGTCGTCCTATAGATGTTATCAAGGTAAATCGTCCAATTGTAATTTTAGATGAGCCACAAAAAATGGGAGGTGCTGCTACCCAAACAGGAATCAAGAATTTTAACCCTCTTTTTTTGATCAACTACTCGGCTACTCATAAAAATCATCACAATGAGGTGTACGTTCTTGATGCTCTTGATGCATACAACAAAAAACTTGTAAAAAAAATCCAAGTAAAGGGTTTTGAAATACACAATCTTCGAGGTACTGATCGATATATTTTCTTTGAAAAGATTGTTATTTCAAGTAATAAACCTCCTATGGCAAAATTAGAAATCGAAGTGCGCCAAGCAAATGGTGTTACTCGAAAAACTAAGCTTTTGAGTATAAGAGATAACTTGTATTTAGCATCAAATGGGTTACAACAGTACAAGAATGGATATACAATAAATAATATCGATCCTGATATTAACACAATTGAATTTGTAAATGGAGAAACAATGAAGACAGGAGATGTCGTTGGTGACATCTCTGAAAAGGATATGCGCCGTATTCAAATTCGTGAGACAATTCAATCTCATTTCGAAAAGGAGGAGGCGTTATTCCATAAAGGCATAAAGACACTTTCACTTTTCTTCATAGATCATGTTTCAATGTATCGTCAATATGATGAAGATGGAGAGGAATTTCTTGGAGAATATGGAAAAATCTTTGAAGAGGAGTATAATAATATACTTAATGATAAACTCAGATTATTTGCTTCAAGTGGTGATGAAGCTGAAAAGGATGACTATCAGATATATCTTCGTCGCTTTGATACTCATGATATTCATCGTGGATACTTTAGCATTGATAAGAAAGGGCATAGTGTTAACAGTGAATTGAAAAAAGGCTCAGACATTTCAGATGACATTTCTGCATATGATCTTATCTTAAAAAATAAAGAGCGTCTGTTAAGTTTTGATGAACCAACACGCTTCATATTCTCTCATTCTGCATTACGTGAAGGATGGGACAATCCAAATGTTTTCCAAATCTGTACTCTCAAACATTCCGATAGTGCAACAACTAAGCGTCAAGAAGTTGGACGAGGATTACGCCTTGCAGTGAACAGCTCAGGAACCCGTATGGATGCACAGACTATAGGTGAAGATCTAGTTCACGAAATTAACAAACTCACTGTAATTGCAAGCGAAAGTTATACTACGTTTGTGACCGATTTACAAAAAGAGACAAGAGACGTTCTTTATGACCGTCCAACTAAAGCGACTACAGAATATTTTAAGGGTAAAATACTAAAGGTTGGCGAAAATATTATCACAATTGATGATCAACAGGCGGCAAGTATTATTTCTTACCTTGTAGACAACGACTATATCGATTCTAAAGGTGGTATTACAGAAGAATATCACAAAGCTACTATAAGTGGAACATTAGAACCATTACCCAAAAAACTCCGTGATATGGAAGAGCCGGTTCACAAACTCATTCAATCTATTTTTGATGAGCACGCTTTAGATGGTATGTTTGAAAATGGTCACAATACTACAATTGAAGATACCCCACTTAACGAAAACTTTCATAAAAAAGAATTTCAGGATTTATGGAAAAAAATTAATCATAAGTATGCATATACTGTAAGTTTTGACAGTGAAGAGTTGATTAAGAATGCATCTGAGGCAATTAATAAAGATTTACATGTTACACAAGTAAGATATAGCATAACAACTGGACAACAAAATGAAACAATATCTCAGTTGCAAATTAAGAGTGGAACGACATTTAGTGGGGGCTCTTCACTTTCACAAAACTTGCGAAATGCACATGCATGTACAACACCTTATGATTTGATTGGTGATATTGCCAAAGGAGCTACCTTAACACGAATAACAGCTAGTCGTATTTTGGGGAAATTAACTCCGGAGAAAAAAATGATGTTTGCGATTAATCCGGAAGAATTCATTACGAAGGTTATTAATTTAATTAAAGCTCAAAAAGCGACTATAATTGTTGAGCATATTTCGTATAACCGTATTGAAGGTAAATATGATAGCTCTATTTTTACAGCAGAAAAACATAGTGCAGGTTATGATAAAGCTATTCGTGCAAAACGTCATATTACAGATTATGTGTTCACTGATGGAACAGCGAAAGATAGTATAGAAAAGACTTTTTGTCAAAGTCTTGAAAGTGCAGAGGAAGTTGCAGCATACGCAAAGTTACCAAAGAGTTTTCATATTCCTACACCAGTAGGTAACTATTCTCCAGATTGGGCAATAGCATTCAAAAAAGGCACTGTGAAGCATGTTTTTTTCATTGCAGAAACTAAAGGAACAATGGATTCAATGGAACTTCGTGCAATTGAGAAAGCTAAGATTAATTGTGCCAAGAAACTTTTCAATGAAATATCTACTGAGAATGTTAAATATCATGATGTAGACAGCTATGAGCATCTACTAGATGTGATGCAAACAATTAATTAA
- a CDS encoding nitroreductase family protein: MNLDEVLHYRRSVRAYDKTKLIDPERIKHYLELATLAPNSSDMQLWEFYHITQPELLAKVSRACLDQKATSTASQIVVFVVRRDWYRKHARFILDFERENIRRYSPKERQDKRIKDRELYYGKLMPFVYARFFGILGLFRKLLVNIISIFRPMMLEVSENDMRVTAHKSCALAAQTFMIAMANEGYDTCPLEGLDSRRLKRILKLPRGAEINMAISCGIRDGNKGIWGERCRVPFGEVYRRI; the protein is encoded by the coding sequence ATGAATTTAGACGAAGTCCTCCATTATCGTCGCTCTGTGCGAGCGTATGACAAAACAAAACTGATAGATCCGGAAAGAATAAAACATTATCTGGAATTGGCAACATTAGCTCCCAACAGCTCGGATATGCAGTTGTGGGAGTTCTATCATATCACTCAGCCCGAATTGCTGGCAAAGGTTTCAAGAGCTTGTCTCGATCAGAAAGCCACTTCTACAGCTTCACAAATAGTTGTTTTCGTGGTGCGGCGTGATTGGTATAGGAAACATGCGCGGTTTATACTTGATTTCGAACGGGAGAATATTCGGCGTTACAGTCCGAAAGAGCGTCAGGACAAACGCATCAAAGACCGGGAATTATACTATGGCAAATTGATGCCATTTGTTTATGCCCGTTTCTTCGGGATTTTGGGATTATTCAGAAAACTACTGGTTAACATCATTAGCATTTTCCGCCCGATGATGCTTGAAGTCTCCGAAAATGATATGCGCGTGACTGCCCATAAATCTTGTGCACTCGCTGCCCAAACGTTTATGATTGCTATGGCAAACGAAGGGTATGACACTTGTCCTCTGGAAGGTTTGGATAGCCGTCGGCTAAAAAGGATACTGAAATTGCCTCGTGGTGCTGAGATAAACATGGCTATCTCCTGTGGAATAAGGGACGGAAATAAAGGAATCTGGGGAGAACGGTGCAGAGTACCGTTTGGTGAAGTTTATCGTAGAATCTAA
- a CDS encoding helix-turn-helix domain-containing protein: MEKIIKLNTIKDYNDFLGIETPHPLVSVIDASKIKSLRHVCKNIGFYVIYLKDIKCADVIKYGRKFYDFQEETLVFAAPGQIIGNDDTGEPFQPKGWWLTFQPELLHGTPLGRHMQDYTFFSYAVNEALHLSKQERQTVIDCMMKIDEEIKGATDKHSKLIIASAIELLLNYCIRFYDRQFITRKKENKDALSSFEALLNDYFTSDKPSKFGTPTVAYCADQLHLSANYFGDLIKKETGSSAQEYILTKTMDTAKELLADPNKSVSDVAYALGYQYPQYFSKAFKRIIGCSPNEYRTS; encoded by the coding sequence ATGGAGAAGATTATAAAGCTGAATACAATCAAGGATTATAATGATTTTCTGGGTATAGAAACTCCCCATCCATTGGTAAGCGTAATCGACGCTTCCAAAATCAAGTCGTTGCGCCATGTCTGCAAAAACATTGGCTTCTATGTCATTTATCTGAAGGATATCAAGTGCGCTGATGTGATAAAGTATGGCCGTAAATTCTATGATTTTCAGGAAGAGACACTGGTATTCGCCGCTCCGGGACAGATTATTGGCAACGATGATACAGGAGAACCATTCCAACCCAAAGGTTGGTGGCTGACATTTCAGCCCGAATTGTTACATGGTACACCGCTTGGCCGCCACATGCAGGATTACACGTTTTTTTCCTATGCCGTTAATGAGGCATTGCATCTCTCTAAACAGGAACGGCAGACCGTGATAGATTGTATGATGAAAATCGACGAAGAGATCAAGGGAGCAACGGACAAGCACAGCAAGCTGATTATCGCTTCGGCCATCGAATTGCTGTTAAACTACTGCATCCGTTTCTATGACCGGCAGTTCATTACCCGTAAAAAGGAGAACAAAGATGCGCTTAGTTCTTTCGAAGCGTTGCTGAACGACTATTTCACATCGGACAAGCCCTCGAAATTCGGTACACCGACCGTGGCTTATTGTGCAGACCAACTGCATCTGTCTGCAAATTATTTTGGGGATCTGATTAAGAAGGAGACAGGTTCTTCTGCACAAGAATATATTCTGACAAAAACAATGGATACGGCAAAAGAATTGCTTGCCGATCCGAACAAATCAGTCAGCGATGTTGCCTACGCTTTGGGATATCAATATCCGCAATATTTCAGTAAAGCATTTAAGCGTATTATAGGATGTTCACCGAATGAGTACAGGACATCGTAA
- a CDS encoding transcriptional regulator — protein MNNSGLMTIDMFNKLTGHETLHPQICMIDLSKTNLSEDIRIMCDFYGLLYYNSPKQSKASEKEWLRLIYPGEVVEIPSKQQRHADYYSGVLFHPDLLYDTSLENRIETYPKRCHCRGALTEHEQQIITDNLQEIGEELHHAIDRYSASIIASHIELLLNYCVRFCNQ, from the coding sequence ATGAATAATTCTGGGCTTATGACTATTGATATGTTCAATAAATTGACGGGGCATGAAACGCTGCATCCGCAGATTTGCATGATTGATCTGTCGAAAACGAATTTGAGTGAGGATATTCGGATAATGTGTGATTTTTACGGGTTACTGTACTACAACTCTCCGAAGCAGAGCAAAGCGTCGGAAAAGGAATGGTTACGGCTGATTTATCCCGGTGAGGTGGTCGAGATACCCTCGAAGCAACAACGGCATGCCGACTACTATTCGGGTGTACTTTTCCATCCCGACCTGTTGTACGACACATCGCTTGAAAACCGTATCGAAACCTATCCGAAACGCTGCCATTGCCGGGGTGCGCTGACAGAGCACGAACAACAAATCATAACCGATAACCTGCAGGAGATCGGTGAAGAGTTGCACCATGCCATCGACCGTTATAGTGCATCGATCATCGCCTCACACATCGAACTGCTACTTAACTATTGTGTACGCTTTTGCAACCAATAA
- a CDS encoding alpha/beta fold hydrolase, which yields MKIKTRIRTTLICIFFGYGIAAAQNPKMEQVMNSKRKHIAEVAALTGKGDFDKLKPALIDGLNDGMTVGELKEVMVHAYAYCGFPRALRGLQTLVAVLDERKAKGIEDNRGRETSPITDTRSKYERGRDILAEISGVPADAPKANYAVLAPEIEVFLKEHLFADLFERDVLTYAERELATVAVIASLGKGVEPMLKGHMGIALNVGVTPDELRGVLAIIEKNIGRSEADAGKLILNELLQSKGLIADSQAPAVAVENSVKKQKVTFHNRFLIDVVGDLYFPANYDFAKKYAAIIVGHPFGGVKEQTSGLHARKLAELGYLTLAFDASYYGESGGYPHRIESPEVRVEDFSAAVDFLTNHPAVDANKIGVIGICGGGCYSVSAAQIDHRIKALATISMYDMGRARRQGVGDSQTYEQRMAILDEIGRQRTAEYNGAARKDIRALPEKVDENTPKFAIDFLDYYDNPERGRHPNSTGYYSYTSLAPMMNFFPFAQIETISPRPVLFIVGENAVSAYFSEDAYAKAAEPKELFVVPGATHVDLYDQPEYLKITLPKLDTFFKQYLK from the coding sequence ATGAAAATAAAAACGAGAATTAGAACGACACTGATCTGTATCTTTTTTGGATATGGAATCGCAGCCGCCCAAAATCCCAAAATGGAACAAGTTATGAATAGTAAACGGAAACACATTGCAGAGGTCGCCGCTCTTACGGGTAAGGGAGACTTCGATAAACTGAAACCCGCCCTTATCGATGGATTAAATGACGGAATGACCGTGGGTGAACTCAAGGAAGTAATGGTACACGCCTACGCCTATTGCGGTTTCCCGCGTGCCTTGCGCGGACTACAAACCCTTGTTGCGGTACTCGATGAACGGAAAGCAAAAGGTATCGAGGATAACCGGGGTCGTGAAACATCACCGATAACTGATACCCGCAGCAAGTACGAACGCGGACGTGATATTCTTGCCGAAATTTCGGGTGTCCCGGCAGATGCACCGAAAGCTAATTATGCTGTACTGGCTCCGGAAATCGAAGTATTTCTGAAAGAGCACCTCTTTGCTGACCTTTTTGAGCGGGATGTCCTGACATATGCCGAACGGGAACTGGCGACCGTTGCCGTGATCGCCTCTTTGGGCAAAGGCGTAGAGCCGATGCTAAAAGGGCACATGGGTATCGCACTGAATGTGGGCGTAACACCGGACGAATTACGTGGTGTGCTGGCCATCATCGAAAAAAATATCGGTCGCAGCGAGGCTGATGCCGGCAAACTAATATTGAACGAACTGTTACAAAGTAAAGGATTAATCGCTGATTCCCAAGCCCCGGCCGTGGCAGTGGAGAATAGCGTGAAGAAACAGAAGGTAACGTTCCACAACCGTTTCCTGATTGATGTGGTTGGCGATCTTTATTTCCCTGCAAACTACGACTTTGCAAAGAAATATGCTGCCATCATCGTTGGTCATCCTTTCGGTGGTGTCAAGGAACAGACTTCGGGACTTCATGCCCGCAAGTTGGCGGAACTCGGCTATTTGACATTGGCTTTTGATGCTTCCTATTATGGTGAGAGCGGCGGTTATCCGCATCGTATCGAGTCGCCCGAGGTGCGGGTGGAAGATTTCAGCGCAGCGGTCGATTTCCTCACGAATCATCCGGCTGTCGATGCCAATAAGATTGGTGTCATTGGTATCTGTGGCGGAGGATGTTATTCCGTCAGCGCAGCGCAGATAGACCATCGCATCAAGGCGTTGGCAACTATCAGTATGTACGACATGGGACGTGCCCGCCGTCAGGGTGTTGGCGATTCCCAGACGTATGAACAACGTATGGCAATTCTCGATGAGATCGGCCGTCAGCGCACGGCGGAATATAACGGAGCTGCACGTAAGGACATCCGTGCCCTACCCGAAAAAGTAGATGAAAACACACCGAAGTTTGCCATCGACTTCCTCGATTACTATGACAATCCGGAGCGTGGCCGACATCCCAACTCTACGGGCTATTACTCCTACACGAGTCTTGCACCGATGATGAACTTTTTCCCGTTCGCACAGATCGAAACCATATCGCCGCGACCGGTACTCTTCATCGTGGGAGAAAACGCTGTATCAGCTTACTTCTCGGAAGACGCATATGCAAAAGCTGCCGAACCGAAAGAGCTGTTTGTTGTACCCGGAGCAACGCACGTAGATTTGTACGACCAGCCGGAATATCTGAAAATCACGTTGCCCAAACTGGACACATTCTTTAAACAATATCTTAAATAA
- a CDS encoding flavodoxin: MKEIFFIPFLFLPLTTMAACSSDDTPASQTEQPTTPDDPDNPSGNSKTLIAYFSAQGHTQAVAKRIVELTGADIYRIEATDPYAENPYDDSDRIQNEAYNDLRPGVANLPDKEIIAQYDTIFVGSPCWWHQPAMVVCTFIEAYDLKDKVIIPFFTYGATTYLNESMQKIYKVTPESKHIPETLPEDLNPDDITTPGPPDDAGIDMPGSVNGTEVWLRRIGIIK; the protein is encoded by the coding sequence ATGAAAGAAATATTTTTTATCCCATTTTTGTTCCTTCCACTGACGACTATGGCAGCTTGTTCGTCAGATGACACTCCTGCATCGCAGACAGAACAGCCGACAACTCCCGATGATCCTGACAATCCGTCCGGTAACAGTAAAACTCTCATAGCCTACTTCTCCGCGCAGGGGCACACGCAAGCCGTAGCCAAACGAATTGTGGAACTTACCGGTGCTGACATATATCGCATTGAGGCGACCGATCCGTATGCCGAAAATCCATATGATGACAGCGACCGTATTCAGAATGAGGCTTACAACGACCTGCGTCCCGGAGTGGCGAACTTGCCTGATAAGGAAATTATCGCGCAATATGATACGATTTTCGTTGGCTCACCTTGCTGGTGGCATCAGCCTGCTATGGTGGTTTGCACATTCATCGAAGCATACGATCTGAAAGATAAGGTTATTATCCCGTTCTTCACTTACGGAGCTACAACCTATTTGAACGAATCAATGCAGAAGATTTATAAGGTAACCCCTGAGTCAAAGCATATTCCGGAAACGCTTCCCGAAGACCTCAATCCGGATGACATTACTACTCCCGGCCCGCCCGACGATGCAGGTATTGATATGCCAGGCAGTGTCAACGGTACGGAGGTTTGGCTTCGCCGAATCGGAATCATCAAATAA
- a CDS encoding flavodoxin produces MKKGIMTAGVLAIITCTITVYCRAIGSETLSEYDFAGKTIIPFCTHGGSRFSDAIKTIRKQEPRASVSDGYAISRDHVDDSKESILKWLERIGMKK; encoded by the coding sequence ATGAAAAAAGGAATTATGACAGCAGGCGTATTGGCAATCATTACCTGTACGATAACAGTCTATTGCCGGGCTATCGGAAGTGAAACCTTATCAGAGTACGATTTCGCTGGTAAGACTATCATTCCGTTTTGTACTCATGGTGGTAGCCGTTTTTCGGATGCCATCAAAACAATTCGGAAACAGGAACCGAGAGCCTCTGTGTCGGACGGTTATGCAATTTCCCGAGATCATGTGGATGACTCTAAAGAAAGTATATTAAAGTGGTTGGAGAGGATCGGTATGAAGAAGTAG
- a CDS encoding DUF362 domain-containing protein, translating to METSKVYYTDLRTSPTSNLLDKMERLVKRAGIEQLPLKDSFIAIKIHFGEPGNLAYLRPNYAARMANLLCNNGAKPFLTDCNTLYSGRRANAVDHLQSAMENGYNPISAQCQVIIGDGLKGTDCREIPLNGEYCAAPKIGTAIADADIIISMNHFKGHEQAGFGGALKNLGMGCASVAGKLELHSASQPKIDTGNCIGCNICVKHCAHDAVHLNAGRKAEIDYAKCVGCGQCVALCQYDGAIMGDEDTSERLNYKIAEYSLAVVKDKPNFHISFIMNVSPECDCWNHNDAAIVPDLGILASTDPVALDKACADMVIQAPILHTGNRLSAGHEHDDLCGHDKFHMMHPDTDWLAGLRHAEKIGLGNMQYELVKI from the coding sequence ATGGAAACATCAAAAGTCTACTACACAGACCTGCGCACCTCTCCTACTTCCAATCTTCTGGATAAGATGGAGCGCCTGGTAAAGCGGGCAGGTATCGAACAGCTACCCTTAAAAGACAGTTTTATCGCTATCAAGATTCACTTCGGTGAACCGGGAAACCTTGCTTATCTTCGTCCGAACTACGCGGCTCGCATGGCAAACCTATTGTGCAACAATGGTGCAAAACCTTTCTTGACGGACTGTAACACACTATATTCAGGCCGTCGTGCCAATGCCGTCGATCATCTGCAAAGCGCAATGGAAAACGGTTATAATCCTATATCCGCCCAATGCCAGGTCATCATCGGAGATGGATTGAAAGGTACGGATTGCCGGGAAATTCCCTTGAACGGTGAGTACTGTGCCGCCCCAAAGATTGGTACTGCCATAGCCGATGCGGATATTATCATCAGCATGAATCACTTTAAAGGGCACGAACAGGCCGGCTTTGGCGGAGCTTTAAAGAATTTGGGCATGGGTTGTGCCAGCGTAGCCGGAAAACTGGAACTGCATTCGGCCTCTCAACCCAAAATAGATACGGGAAATTGCATCGGCTGTAATATCTGCGTGAAGCACTGTGCACACGACGCCGTACACCTGAATGCAGGACGCAAAGCAGAAATAGATTATGCTAAATGTGTAGGTTGCGGACAGTGTGTCGCTTTGTGCCAGTATGACGGCGCCATTATGGGCGATGAAGATACGTCCGAACGCTTAAACTATAAGATTGCCGAATATTCACTGGCCGTAGTGAAAGATAAGCCCAACTTCCACATCAGTTTTATAATGAACGTATCTCCAGAATGTGACTGTTGGAATCATAATGATGCCGCCATTGTACCTGACCTCGGTATTCTGGCTTCTACAGACCCGGTGGCTTTGGATAAAGCATGCGCGGATATGGTCATCCAAGCTCCTATACTGCACACGGGTAACCGCCTTTCTGCCGGACATGAGCACGATGATTTGTGCGGCCATGATAAGTTCCACATGATGCACCCGGATACGGACTGGCTGGCTGGATTGCGCCATGCGGAAAAGATCGGATTGGGCAATATGCAATATGAATTGGTGAAGATTTAA
- a CDS encoding ECF transporter S component, which produces METSAKLYSLSFSNVKTYLFAFLFVAGNIALPQLCHLVPAGGPTLLPIYFFTLIAAYKFGFRVGLLTALLSPVINHLLFGMPAAAALPVLLIKSGLLAGAAAFAARYTKKISLVALLGVILAYQVIGTAFEWAICGNFFLAVQDFRIGIPGMLIQWFGGYALLKAISKL; this is translated from the coding sequence ATGGAAACATCTGCTAAACTCTACTCTTTGTCGTTCAGTAACGTGAAGACCTATTTGTTTGCATTCTTATTTGTTGCAGGAAATATAGCATTGCCGCAGCTTTGTCATCTGGTTCCCGCGGGTGGACCGACTTTGCTGCCTATCTATTTCTTTACACTGATTGCCGCCTATAAATTCGGTTTCCGTGTAGGATTGCTTACGGCTTTACTTTCTCCGGTGATTAATCATTTACTGTTTGGTATGCCCGCTGCCGCTGCATTGCCTGTATTGCTGATAAAATCCGGTTTGCTTGCAGGAGCTGCTGCATTTGCCGCACGATATACAAAGAAGATATCCTTAGTTGCATTGCTTGGTGTGATTCTTGCTTACCAGGTGATAGGCACTGCTTTTGAATGGGCTATATGTGGTAACTTCTTCCTGGCCGTACAAGATTTCCGTATCGGTATTCCAGGTATGCTGATCCAATGGTTCGGTGGTTACGCTCTGCTGAAAGCTATTTCCAAACTTTAA
- a CDS encoding phosphoribosyltransferase → MAKTMEEVLERFRTIEFHDDFDIIVAIANGGIVPAGIINQRLQKEVHLLRINLRDEYQHPKYDVPQLLAPVDFAFKDKSILLVDDRIKTGSTIRLACELLKEARLVKTFAVNGTADYALFDETCFKFPWIL, encoded by the coding sequence ATGGCAAAAACAATGGAAGAAGTGCTGGAACGTTTCCGCACAATTGAGTTTCACGATGATTTTGATATAATCGTGGCTATTGCTAATGGCGGTATCGTTCCGGCAGGTATCATCAACCAGCGATTGCAAAAAGAAGTGCATCTGCTACGTATCAATTTACGGGATGAATACCAGCATCCGAAGTACGATGTACCCCAGTTGCTCGCTCCGGTTGATTTTGCTTTTAAAGATAAAAGCATTTTATTGGTAGATGACCGTATTAAGACAGGATCTACCATTCGTCTGGCGTGCGAATTATTGAAAGAGGCACGTCTGGTAAAAACATTCGCAGTCAATGGTACGGCAGATTATGCCTTGTTTGACGAGACGTGTTTTAAGTTTCCATGGATACTATGA